The DNA region ACTACTACTTTATTGACGAAAACTGTGCTTATCGTATTCTCGCTTTACTGGCAGTTATTTTTCCTGAACTCGACTTGTTATCAGAGTTCCAAGGTCGAGCAGTTCCTATCGATGTTTTAAAAAGTACGTTAAGAAACCAACTGGTTTCAAAAGCAAAATATCGCGCATCGCTAAGCACTGAGCTATTAAATCAATACGAATCATTAAGTTCGATTGAACAACAGTGGGTCATGCAAATAATTGAGGATCAAGGTCAGTTAAACTCTGCAGCCTTCCAAGCGCTGACCGACGTAGAAAAAGCCAATGTGTACGACACACTTAATTTATGGCTCCGCTATGAGTTATCCGATGCAGGAGAGTCTGTCGACCGTGCGGAGCTAGGCTTTGCGTTGCTCAGAGCTCGAAGTAAAATTAACACTCCCCTGCCAACGCAAGAACTATCAAAGCCAGAAGCACCAGAAAATGGTCATGACGCTTATCGACTTGGTACCTGGGTACAATACAAAAATAACGATTCTGCGTTACTTCTTTCTGGACGCGTGGCCTATCACGATTTATTAGATAACTCCGCAGGCTATCTTGCCGGCGCACAGATTGAGTTTTTAAATTTATCACTCAGTGTCAACGACACCAGCAAAATCGAAAACCTAACGCTCTTATCTCTAAAGTCGTTATCGCCGCACAACGATCTCATGCGTCCTCTGTCTTGGAGTTTTCAAGTTGGTGGAAAAAGAATGCATCGTTCGTCAGATGAGAGCGACTTTATGCAATACTTAGACGGTAAAGTTGGCAGTACCTTCGGAAGTAATCAATCGATGTACTATATGCTCTACGGAGTTAAGCTCACACAAACCAATCATGACTCCGACCAACCTAGCACGTTAGCCGCAATAAACCTTGGTTGGCGTAGCGAAAGCCAATATGGACAGTGGTTAATCGATTATGAATACGGTAGAGATGTTGATGCATCAAATTTAGAGCTAAGCTCTATTGCCTTGAGCTTTAACGCTAACTTGTCAAAGAATTCGGCATTTCGAGTGGATATCTCTCGACAATCGTTCAATGACTTCTACTTCAATGATGTAAAACTTGGATACCTCTATTACCTGTAACCTCTAGAGTAAGATAGCACGGCTATGATACGACTATACCAAGCGTTGATTTACGCAACCGTGGTTATGAGTTTAAGCGGATGTACTCATTTGTTTTTTCAACCACAAAAACACGTCTATTACACACCCGATCAGTTTAATATTGAGTACCAAGACATTTTAATTCATCAGCCAGATCAAAACCGATTGCACGGCTGGCTAATGAAGCCGCAAAAGCAATGCATTGGCACTGTTATTTTTTTCCACGGTAACGCAGAAAACATTTCGACGCATTTCCAAAACGTTGTATGGCTTTTAAACGAGGGTTATCAAGTGGCTTTATTCGATTATCGTGGATACGGCCAATCGGATGGAGTACCAGAAGTAGCTGGGGCGATGAATGACATCTTAGTCACTAGCCGTTATAGCATTGACAACTACTCGAAAGGATTACCGGTTTTTGTGTTTGGTCAAAGCCTCGGCGGTGCCTTATCCATCACCGCATTCGCTCATGCCCCAGAACTTGCCAATCGGGTCGATGGTTTTATTTTTGAGGCCAGTTTTTCGAGCTACCAAACCATTGCTCAACAAAGTCTCGGGGAATTTTGGCTCACTTGGCTTTTTCAATACCCTTTATCATGGACCGCAATCACGGAGTTTGATCCTGAACTTCATATCAAAAAAATTACCAAACCCATTTTAATCATTCATAGTAAAGACGATCAGATAATTCCCTTCGAGCATGCTGAAAAATTACATCGAGAAAGTCCCAACAGCCAGCTTTTTGTAACCGTCGGACCGCATATTAACAGCTCAAAAAACAGACAATAT from Pleionea litopenaei includes:
- a CDS encoding Lnb N-terminal periplasmic domain-containing protein — protein: MKRTLLACIFTVSSFCLANTSPSTEQPTKPLSTLAKEAQWLRLLHIIDFDGSSEVDDAKFFLSDERTAVSELNAAVREFRQNPTLRCRFPARYEWLASQLNWSSNEISAEQCPKLFEWMQQLNPQNVSLIFPASYMNSPSSMFGHLFLRLDTSNSHNDLLAYSVNYGADVESDDSSITYMVKGLSGGYPGTYTIVPYYEKVKEYNDIEHRDIWEYPLHLNVTQVRRLMLHLWELKDVKIDYYFIDENCAYRILALLAVIFPELDLLSEFQGRAVPIDVLKSTLRNQLVSKAKYRASLSTELLNQYESLSSIEQQWVMQIIEDQGQLNSAAFQALTDVEKANVYDTLNLWLRYELSDAGESVDRAELGFALLRARSKINTPLPTQELSKPEAPENGHDAYRLGTWVQYKNNDSALLLSGRVAYHDLLDNSAGYLAGAQIEFLNLSLSVNDTSKIENLTLLSLKSLSPHNDLMRPLSWSFQVGGKRMHRSSDESDFMQYLDGKVGSTFGSNQSMYYMLYGVKLTQTNHDSDQPSTLAAINLGWRSESQYGQWLIDYEYGRDVDASNLELSSIALSFNANLSKNSAFRVDISRQSFNDFYFNDVKLGYLYYL
- a CDS encoding alpha/beta hydrolase, producing MIRLYQALIYATVVMSLSGCTHLFFQPQKHVYYTPDQFNIEYQDILIHQPDQNRLHGWLMKPQKQCIGTVIFFHGNAENISTHFQNVVWLLNEGYQVALFDYRGYGQSDGVPEVAGAMNDILVTSRYSIDNYSKGLPVFVFGQSLGGALSITAFAHAPELANRVDGFIFEASFSSYQTIAQQSLGEFWLTWLFQYPLSWTAITEFDPELHIKKITKPILIIHSKDDQIIPFEHAEKLHRESPNSQLFVTVGPHINSSKNRQYRRELLAFLKRQTGEDSN